A genomic stretch from Empedobacter stercoris includes:
- a CDS encoding inorganic diphosphatase, with protein MTFDAIIEIPRGSRNKYEMDHETGRIRFDRVLYSPMFYPADYGFVENTLALDGDPIDVLVFLTEPTVPGCVIEVKTIGVLNMSDDKGPDEKLICVPVADPTWNQLESLDDMNPHTLKAVEHFFKTYKDLENKTCIVEGYGDKAQAEQLLQEAKDRFVPAH; from the coding sequence ATGACTTTTGATGCAATTATAGAAATCCCAAGAGGATCTCGTAATAAATACGAAATGGATCACGAAACAGGAAGAATTCGTTTTGATCGCGTTTTGTATTCACCAATGTTTTACCCAGCAGACTACGGATTTGTTGAAAATACTTTAGCATTGGATGGTGACCCAATTGATGTATTAGTTTTCTTAACTGAGCCAACTGTACCAGGTTGTGTTATCGAAGTTAAAACAATTGGTGTTTTAAACATGTCTGACGATAAAGGTCCTGACGAAAAATTAATTTGTGTACCAGTTGCTGATCCAACTTGGAACCAATTAGAAAGTTTAGATGATATGAACCCTCATACATTAAAAGCGGTTGAGCATTTCTTCAAAACTTACAAAGATTTAGAAAATAAAACTTGTATCGTAGAAGGATATGGTGATAAAGCGCAAGCTGAACAATTATTACAAGAAGCAAAAGATCGTTTCGTTCCTGCTCACTAA
- a CDS encoding DUF5686 and carboxypeptidase regulatory-like domain-containing protein, with product MKSYITAFFIVVLASLQAQVKIQGKVIDAETLKPIPYADIRLPELKVSATSNSDGTFYIESTSNAEKIVISKSGYEISDYIIENKIDYNFIAQLFLAEEEGQEIDNNQSVDLQEAVVSAKKKRLKKKENPAYAILREVWKRKKKNGLKLTPHYQYDEYEKLQFDISNIDSSFMKRKIFKGMEFVFEKIDTSSINGKTYLPAFLNESIYKIAGINQPSTKERRELIANKTSGFENNEIVASTVKNLFRDVDIYDNRVNILDIKFVSPIATDGFAVYDYELKDTVDVDGVESYRIKYYPRREGELTFKGELFISKDAYAVKEVVMETTKEINVNFVRNIFMNLQYDIPNDSIFYPKKEYAMLDMSLLSKKESAKGIFAHKTVNYYNYDFNTTHPEAYYYERLDPAKASLNEKDNQFWAESRPETLTKDQEGIYETLEQLNKVPKFNNIVKAIEIFGSGYYNVGNAIDIGNLYSSFGYNQIEGFRLRAGARTYFSQNDMWRAQGFMAYGFGDNKFKYGADFRYMFNKYNRFQVGIGTKRDVEQLAASLTSSDGIMTRSFASSSIINQGDNTFLSNNNLTNIYTSIEPWKNVTFRVDGNYQLIKPADAQQFSIAYEKNGQLKETLTNSSVSVSIIARPGAKYSQYGIDRYEMTTLAPTLMLRYTKGLKGVINSDFEYDKLQFLYTQPILIGSFGKSLVTVEAGKTFQGVPLSLMSAIPGNESYGQVYGTFSQLDYYEFVTDQYATMNWEHHFNGWILNKVPLIKKLKLREVGFLRAAYGDISEKSKAINHSTIEYFAPNQQIYYEYGFGIENIGFGNIRPIRVDFNWRGNYNILPDVRKFGVTIGLDWSF from the coding sequence ATGAAAAGTTATATAACAGCTTTTTTTATAGTTGTTCTAGCCTCTCTACAGGCACAAGTAAAAATTCAAGGAAAAGTAATAGATGCTGAAACCTTGAAGCCAATTCCTTATGCAGATATTCGATTACCTGAACTAAAGGTTAGTGCAACATCAAATTCTGATGGTACATTTTATATCGAATCTACTTCTAATGCAGAAAAAATAGTCATTTCGAAAAGTGGTTATGAAATTTCGGATTATATCATCGAAAATAAAATCGATTATAATTTCATTGCGCAATTATTTTTAGCGGAAGAAGAAGGACAAGAAATTGATAATAATCAATCAGTTGATTTACAAGAAGCTGTTGTTTCGGCAAAGAAAAAGCGTCTTAAAAAGAAAGAAAACCCTGCCTACGCTATTTTAAGAGAGGTTTGGAAACGTAAAAAGAAAAACGGTTTAAAGCTAACGCCACATTATCAATATGATGAATATGAGAAGTTGCAATTTGATATCAGCAATATCGACTCAAGTTTTATGAAGCGTAAGATTTTCAAAGGAATGGAATTTGTATTTGAAAAAATTGATACATCTTCTATTAATGGAAAAACATATTTACCCGCTTTTCTGAATGAATCAATTTATAAAATAGCTGGTATCAATCAACCTTCTACAAAAGAGCGTCGCGAATTAATTGCCAATAAAACATCTGGATTCGAGAACAATGAAATTGTAGCATCAACAGTAAAAAATCTTTTCCGTGATGTAGATATTTACGATAATCGAGTTAATATTTTAGATATCAAATTTGTGAGTCCCATTGCCACTGATGGTTTTGCTGTGTACGATTATGAACTGAAAGATACTGTAGACGTTGACGGTGTAGAATCTTATCGAATCAAATATTATCCACGTCGAGAAGGTGAACTAACGTTCAAAGGTGAATTATTTATTTCGAAAGATGCTTACGCAGTAAAAGAAGTTGTGATGGAAACGACGAAAGAAATCAATGTAAATTTTGTACGCAATATTTTCATGAATCTGCAATACGACATTCCAAACGACTCTATTTTCTATCCAAAGAAAGAATATGCGATGTTAGACATGTCTTTGTTGAGTAAAAAGGAAAGTGCAAAAGGAATTTTTGCGCATAAAACGGTTAATTATTACAACTACGATTTCAATACAACGCATCCCGAAGCATATTATTACGAAAGATTAGATCCTGCAAAAGCTTCTTTAAACGAAAAAGATAATCAATTTTGGGCAGAAAGTCGTCCTGAGACTTTAACAAAAGATCAAGAAGGAATTTACGAAACATTAGAACAATTAAATAAAGTTCCAAAATTTAATAATATTGTAAAAGCGATAGAAATTTTTGGATCTGGTTATTACAATGTCGGAAATGCGATTGATATCGGAAATTTATATTCTTCTTTTGGATACAACCAAATCGAAGGTTTTCGATTAAGAGCTGGTGCTCGTACTTATTTTTCGCAAAATGATATGTGGCGTGCACAAGGATTTATGGCCTATGGTTTTGGAGATAATAAATTCAAATACGGAGCCGATTTCCGTTATATGTTTAACAAATACAATCGTTTTCAAGTCGGAATTGGAACAAAGCGAGATGTAGAACAGTTGGCTGCTTCTTTAACCTCATCTGATGGAATTATGACGCGTAGTTTTGCTTCTTCATCTATTATTAATCAAGGAGACAATACTTTTTTGAGTAATAATAATTTGACAAACATCTATACTTCGATAGAGCCATGGAAAAACGTTACATTTCGTGTTGATGGAAATTATCAACTGATAAAGCCTGCGGATGCGCAACAATTTTCGATAGCTTACGAAAAGAATGGTCAACTAAAAGAAACCTTGACAAACTCAAGTGTGAGTGTTTCGATTATTGCTCGTCCAGGTGCTAAATATTCGCAATATGGAATTGATCGTTACGAAATGACTACACTTGCACCAACGTTGATGTTACGTTACACAAAAGGTTTAAAAGGTGTCATCAATTCAGATTTTGAATACGATAAATTACAATTCTTATATACACAACCTATTTTGATTGGATCATTTGGTAAATCGTTGGTAACAGTAGAAGCAGGAAAAACATTTCAAGGTGTTCCACTCTCATTAATGAGTGCAATTCCCGGTAATGAAAGTTATGGACAAGTGTATGGAACGTTTTCTCAGTTAGATTATTATGAATTTGTAACTGATCAATATGCGACAATGAACTGGGAGCACCACTTTAATGGTTGGATTTTGAACAAAGTTCCCTTAATCAAAAAATTAAAATTAAGAGAAGTTGGCTTCTTACGTGCAGCATACGGAGATATTTCCGAAAAAAGTAAAGCAATCAATCATTCGACAATAGAATACTTTGCACCTAATCAACAAATCTACTATGAATACGGGTTTGGAATCGAAAACATTGGTTTTGGAAACATTAGACCTATTCGAGTTGATTTTAATTGGCGTGGAAATTATAATATTTTGCCAGATGTTCGTAAATTTGGCGTCACAATCGGTTTAGATTGGAGTTTTTAG
- a CDS encoding pyruvate dehydrogenase complex E1 component subunit beta — MAIKTFREVIAEAMSEEMRRDESVFLIGEEVAEYNGAYKASKGMLDEFGPERVIDAPIAEAGFSGIAIGSTMTGCRPIVEYMTFNFSLVCIDQIINNAAKIYQMSGGQFNCPIVFRGPTASAGQLGATHSQAFENWYANVPGLKVVVPSNPYDAKGLLKSAIRDNDPVIFMESEQMYGDKMEMPDEEYTIEIGKAEIKREGTDVTLVSFGKIIKQAYIAADELAKEGISVEVIDLRTVRPLDYDTIFKSVKKTNRLVVLEEAWPFASVASEITYMVQQKAFDYLDAPIKRITTKDTSAPYAPNLYESWIPNAKDVIEAVKSVMYK; from the coding sequence ATGGCTATAAAAACATTTAGAGAAGTAATCGCAGAGGCAATGAGTGAAGAAATGCGTCGCGATGAATCTGTATTTTTAATTGGAGAAGAAGTAGCAGAGTATAACGGCGCCTACAAAGCTTCGAAAGGAATGTTAGACGAATTTGGTCCAGAACGTGTAATAGATGCACCAATCGCAGAAGCTGGTTTTTCTGGAATTGCAATTGGTTCTACAATGACAGGATGCCGTCCAATCGTAGAATACATGACGTTCAACTTTTCATTAGTATGTATTGACCAAATTATCAATAACGCCGCTAAAATTTATCAAATGTCAGGAGGGCAATTTAACTGTCCAATTGTATTTAGAGGACCTACTGCTTCTGCAGGACAATTAGGTGCAACGCATTCACAAGCTTTTGAAAATTGGTATGCCAATGTACCAGGTCTTAAAGTGGTTGTCCCTTCTAATCCTTATGATGCAAAAGGGTTATTAAAATCTGCAATTCGTGACAACGATCCAGTTATTTTTATGGAATCTGAACAGATGTATGGAGATAAAATGGAAATGCCAGATGAAGAGTACACAATCGAAATTGGTAAAGCAGAAATCAAACGAGAAGGAACAGACGTAACATTGGTTTCTTTCGGTAAAATTATTAAGCAAGCTTATATTGCTGCTGATGAATTAGCAAAAGAAGGAATTAGTGTAGAAGTTATTGACTTGCGTACAGTTCGTCCATTAGATTATGATACGATTTTCAAATCGGTGAAGAAAACAAATCGTTTGGTTGTTTTAGAAGAAGCATGGCCTTTCGCTTCAGTTGCTTCAGAAATTACCTATATGGTTCAACAAAAAGCATTCGATTATTTAGATGCGCCGATCAAACGTATTACAACTAAAGATACCTCAGCACCTTACGCTCCTAACTTGTACGAATCTTGGATTCCAAATGCAAAAGATGTTATTGAAGCTGTAAAATCAGTTATGTATAAATAA